From one Aeropyrum camini SY1 = JCM 12091 genomic stretch:
- a CDS encoding molybdenum cofactor biosynthesis protein produces the protein MSGGWVELRLYTILRDAAGSEAVRIPCPPGGLTLGEALREAARASGGLGRALETISWEVYGLLDDGSRLSLEDRVGCGSRVHVIPPPSGGEGGVVVEARLLKPGESVDIAGLVARAASASPANGAVAVFVGTVKAVVGGVRVEKLFYEAAEDVAARVIESILREEAAANGLSAAIVYHYTGERRPGETTIVAVVAGASRGNVYPGLQRVVDRVKREAPIWKVEYRERGVKAYILGDRVVTLSGPEPRSRAS, from the coding sequence ATGAGCGGGGGTTGGGTGGAGCTTAGGCTCTACACTATACTCAGGGACGCTGCGGGTTCGGAGGCGGTAAGGATACCTTGTCCCCCGGGTGGTTTGACCCTGGGGGAGGCCCTGAGGGAGGCTGCCAGAGCCTCTGGGGGGCTTGGCAGGGCTCTGGAGACCATTTCCTGGGAGGTCTACGGTCTGCTGGACGATGGGTCGAGGCTCTCGCTGGAGGATAGGGTGGGCTGCGGCTCCAGGGTTCACGTCATACCCCCTCCGAGCGGTGGGGAGGGGGGTGTGGTTGTTGAGGCGAGGCTGCTGAAGCCCGGTGAGAGTGTTGATATAGCGGGGCTGGTGGCTAGGGCGGCCTCCGCCTCGCCCGCCAACGGTGCTGTGGCGGTTTTCGTGGGCACGGTGAAGGCCGTTGTAGGGGGTGTCAGGGTCGAGAAGCTCTTCTACGAGGCGGCTGAGGATGTTGCGGCCAGGGTTATAGAGTCTATACTTAGAGAGGAGGCAGCCGCCAACGGGCTTTCGGCAGCGATAGTGTACCACTACACGGGGGAGAGGAGGCCGGGGGAGACTACTATAGTTGCGGTTGTGGCCGGCGCCTCCCGGGGGAACGTCTATCCGGGGCTCCAGAGGGTTGTGGACAGGGTTAAGAGGGAGGCCCCCATCTGGAAGGTCGAGTACAGGGAGAGGGGTGTCAAGGCCTATATACTGGGGGATAGGGTGGTCACCCTCTCCGGCCCCGAGCCCCGGTCTCGAGCATCTTAG
- a CDS encoding transketolase family protein, giving the protein MAGAPALQMASYRRALGRLLARLASELEDLVVLDADTLRSTGAIEVYGSAPGRVLNMGISEQDLIGTAAGIALAGLRPVVTGFGAFLMRGWEQIRNTVDRDGLNVKIVATHTGLSPHLDGSSHQVLEDLALMRSLARTAVFSPADDVATVETVEWLVRRYRGPAYVRLGRDNAFRVYGEGGFAFRPGGGEVLVEPGEAVTLLATGPMVGVSLAAAALLRSEGLRVGVVDVYSIKPAPKRLVLEAAERSRLLVTVEEHRTAGGLGDVVSSILAEEGACARQARIGVPPGVYGSSSRDYMSLLKHLGLDPESVARRVRRLAAAL; this is encoded by the coding sequence GTGGCTGGCGCTCCCGCCCTCCAGATGGCGAGCTATAGGAGAGCCCTGGGCAGGCTCCTGGCTAGGCTCGCCTCCGAGCTGGAGGACCTGGTGGTGCTCGACGCTGACACGCTGCGGAGCACTGGGGCTATTGAGGTGTATGGGTCTGCGCCGGGGAGGGTTTTGAACATGGGTATCAGCGAGCAGGACCTTATTGGAACAGCCGCGGGGATAGCCCTAGCAGGCCTCAGGCCCGTGGTTACCGGTTTCGGCGCCTTCCTCATGAGGGGTTGGGAGCAGATAAGGAACACGGTGGACAGGGACGGGCTCAACGTTAAGATAGTGGCCACCCACACAGGCCTATCCCCCCACCTAGACGGGTCGAGCCACCAGGTACTCGAGGACCTAGCCCTCATGCGGAGCCTCGCGCGCACCGCCGTCTTCTCCCCAGCCGACGACGTGGCCACAGTCGAGACTGTGGAGTGGCTTGTTAGGAGGTATAGGGGGCCGGCCTACGTAAGGCTGGGGAGGGACAACGCCTTCAGAGTCTACGGAGAAGGAGGGTTCGCCTTCCGGCCTGGAGGGGGCGAGGTCCTCGTGGAGCCTGGGGAGGCGGTCACACTGCTGGCTACAGGGCCTATGGTGGGGGTCTCCCTGGCCGCGGCCGCCCTGCTGAGGTCTGAGGGGCTCAGGGTCGGCGTTGTGGACGTCTACAGCATAAAACCCGCGCCCAAGAGGCTGGTGCTCGAGGCTGCCGAGAGGTCTAGGCTGCTCGTGACTGTGGAGGAGCATAGAACGGCGGGCGGGCTTGGCGATGTGGTCTCATCAATCCTAGCCGAGGAGGGGGCCTGTGCCCGGCAGGCCAGGATAGGGGTGCCCCCGGGCGTCTACGGCTCCTCCTCCAGGGACTACATGTCGCTCCTCAAGCACCTGGGGCTCGACCCGGAGAGCGTGGCTAGGAGGGTTAGAAGGCTCGCGGCCGCCCTCTAG
- a CDS encoding vWA domain-containing protein: MIRGYDVVWAVDLSKSMARAAGNLGGSKLKVSSGIIAMASSRILSRPGSRVGIVGFHDRAFPILPSTDNYRRVLDSLTLLKAIGEGSAGGDGIVESVKMLRGSGRERHVVLVSDGGFNTGIPIPLAAIYALNMGVRLHFIIVGGQPGDVVRRSVEEAASRTGGRVYIVTGEGEDMRAAVGVARAAGGQA; encoded by the coding sequence TTGATTAGGGGCTACGACGTGGTCTGGGCTGTAGACCTCTCTAAGAGCATGGCCAGGGCGGCGGGCAACCTGGGCGGGAGCAAGCTTAAGGTTTCCAGCGGCATAATAGCCATGGCAAGCTCCCGCATACTCTCGAGGCCCGGCTCCAGAGTAGGCATAGTGGGCTTCCACGACAGGGCCTTCCCCATACTACCCTCCACCGACAACTACAGGAGGGTTCTCGACTCCCTAACCCTGCTGAAGGCCATCGGGGAGGGGTCAGCCGGGGGGGATGGGATAGTGGAGTCTGTCAAGATGCTCAGGGGAAGCGGAAGGGAGAGGCATGTGGTTCTGGTGAGCGACGGCGGCTTCAACACGGGCATACCGATACCCCTAGCCGCCATATACGCCCTGAACATGGGTGTGAGGCTCCACTTCATAATAGTTGGCGGCCAGCCCGGGGATGTGGTTAGGAGGAGCGTGGAGGAGGCTGCCTCCAGGACGGGTGGCCGCGTCTACATAGTGACGGGGGAGGGGGAGGATATGAGGGCCGCCGTGGGGGTGGCCAGGGCTGCGGGAGGCCAGGCTTAG
- a CDS encoding enoyl-CoA hydratase/isomerase family protein produces the protein MSGRYSLVKVEVDPPLGWLVFNRPERLNAFNTAMMREVLAALDELEGEGDVRFVAITGEGKAFSAGIDLGELAEASRPEEAEKLFSTLATVVDRILGLTKPVIMAVNGHAIGGGAELLWAGDIVVAVRTAKIAWPESLWNLAPPFLPTIGSLVLGPARAAYLALTAESITAEEAYRMGLVSLLVDDPGELGDAVRRVVGKIMASPPAAVESIVAMLRAGKKGWHTQLGVAELKRLSKDTTALEAARSFRDTKKPPDYTRLWRGGRR, from the coding sequence TTGTCTGGGAGGTATAGCCTTGTGAAGGTGGAGGTGGATCCTCCCCTGGGCTGGCTCGTTTTCAACAGGCCCGAGAGGCTTAACGCGTTCAACACAGCCATGATGCGCGAGGTCCTGGCGGCCCTGGACGAGCTGGAGGGGGAGGGCGATGTCAGGTTTGTGGCTATAACGGGTGAGGGCAAGGCGTTCTCAGCCGGTATAGACCTCGGCGAGCTGGCTGAGGCTAGCAGACCCGAGGAGGCTGAAAAGCTGTTCTCCACTCTGGCTACAGTGGTGGACAGGATATTAGGCCTCACCAAGCCTGTGATAATGGCTGTCAACGGCCACGCGATAGGGGGAGGCGCCGAGCTCCTCTGGGCTGGCGACATAGTTGTTGCGGTGAGGACAGCCAAGATAGCCTGGCCCGAGTCCCTCTGGAACCTGGCACCACCGTTCCTACCCACCATAGGCTCCCTGGTCCTCGGGCCGGCGAGGGCCGCATACCTGGCGTTAACCGCCGAGAGCATAACCGCGGAGGAGGCATATAGGATGGGCCTCGTCTCCCTGCTTGTAGACGATCCTGGAGAGCTCGGAGACGCCGTCCGGCGGGTTGTGGGGAAGATAATGGCATCCCCGCCCGCCGCCGTAGAGTCTATAGTGGCTATGCTTAGGGCGGGGAAGAAGGGCTGGCACACCCAGCTGGGAGTAGCTGAGCTGAAGAGGCTCTCGAAAGACACAACAGCACTAGAGGCCGCCAGGAGCTTCAGAGACACGAAAAAACCGCCAGACTACACCAGGCTATGGAGGGGAGGCAGACGGTAG
- a CDS encoding NAD(P)/FAD-dependent oxidoreductase: MKPRIAILGGGFGGLQAARYLSRLLGEKADITVVNDADKIVFKPALTYLAAGLRSSAEELYIPLKEKFTGSRVRLEVASVREISPGDNRVKLDSGSAIEYDYLVIALGAVPDDNALPGLAEANANPWTLEGALKLRRALEAGARKVIVGSFKPPYPCPPAPIELAGLVAKSPLAGGGGLEVTLGFPGPRPLPPLGEEVSSKLEALIEFSPIRYVRDFKPIEVDPGRRVLRHGGGEESFDVLALVPPYKVHPLIREAGLAGEGGWPRVSFDKGFRHTSYDNIYVIGDSSVAQYGAPMAGFLAGFMAWRAARAIAQDLGEAVEGGDKKAYAKCFVDYIDDGAAVFCDFTGLFTGEGGPHCHVIAEGGLVGEYKRALERYWRAFKL; this comes from the coding sequence ATGAAGCCGAGGATAGCTATCTTGGGAGGCGGCTTCGGAGGCCTCCAGGCTGCACGCTACCTCTCGAGACTCCTAGGCGAGAAGGCCGATATCACGGTTGTCAACGATGCTGACAAGATCGTTTTCAAACCGGCCCTAACCTACCTGGCGGCTGGCCTGAGGTCCTCGGCGGAGGAGCTTTACATACCTCTCAAGGAGAAGTTTACTGGGAGCAGGGTTAGGTTGGAGGTGGCTAGCGTAAGGGAGATCTCTCCCGGTGATAACAGGGTTAAGCTAGACTCCGGCTCCGCCATAGAGTATGATTACCTCGTTATAGCCCTCGGCGCCGTTCCCGACGATAACGCGCTCCCCGGCCTGGCGGAGGCTAACGCAAACCCGTGGACGCTCGAGGGCGCCCTAAAGTTGAGGAGGGCTCTTGAGGCTGGTGCCAGGAAGGTTATAGTCGGCTCCTTTAAGCCCCCCTACCCATGCCCGCCTGCACCCATAGAGCTGGCGGGCCTCGTGGCTAAGAGCCCCCTGGCTGGCGGCGGAGGGCTGGAGGTAACCCTGGGGTTCCCCGGCCCCAGGCCTCTGCCTCCACTGGGTGAGGAGGTGTCCTCCAAGCTGGAGGCCCTTATAGAATTCTCCCCTATCAGGTATGTGAGGGACTTCAAGCCCATCGAGGTGGACCCTGGGAGAAGGGTGCTGAGGCACGGGGGAGGGGAGGAGAGTTTCGACGTCCTAGCCCTTGTACCCCCCTACAAGGTCCACCCCCTGATCAGGGAGGCTGGCCTCGCCGGCGAGGGAGGATGGCCTAGAGTGTCTTTCGACAAGGGGTTCAGGCACACTAGCTACGACAACATCTACGTTATAGGGGATTCAAGCGTCGCCCAGTACGGAGCACCTATGGCCGGGTTCCTGGCTGGCTTTATGGCTTGGAGGGCCGCTAGGGCTATAGCACAGGACCTGGGCGAGGCTGTGGAGGGCGGCGATAAGAAGGCGTATGCCAAGTGCTTCGTAGACTATATTGACGACGGGGCAGCAGTATTCTGCGACTTCACAGGCCTCTTCACAGGCGAGGGAGGTCCTCACTGCCACGTTATAGCGGAGGGAGGGCTGGTTGGAGAGTACAAGAGGGCGCTAGAGAGGTACTGGAGGGCCTTCAAGCTCTGA
- a CDS encoding 1-deoxy-D-xylulose-5-phosphate synthase N-terminal domain-containing protein produces MVGDGAPIPLASPDLSSPSLSAVSSLVEAARRRLHILAGRGLGWHLHSSLTALPILAVLYAYWVPRGRVEGVDRQVILSKGHASLGFYTLLEEMGVLEEGSVEELFAKPGSPLQAHPEAGRTPLTIVSNGSLGQALSVSNGLVIGSRLKGRRVEVAVVLGDGELDEGQVWEAAATAAAMRLWEVVAIVDRNRVQHTGETEAIKPKEPLEDRWRSFGWKAVTVGGRVEEIAGALDSRAGDRPTAIIVEAVDA; encoded by the coding sequence GTGGTTGGTGATGGAGCGCCAATACCTCTAGCTTCTCCGGACCTCTCGTCTCCTAGCCTCAGCGCAGTCTCCTCCCTCGTGGAGGCTGCCCGTAGGAGGCTCCATATCCTCGCCGGGCGCGGGCTCGGGTGGCACCTCCACTCGAGCCTCACGGCCCTGCCTATACTGGCCGTGCTATACGCATATTGGGTCCCCCGGGGCCGTGTGGAGGGTGTTGACAGGCAGGTGATACTCAGCAAAGGCCACGCCAGCCTAGGCTTCTACACCCTTCTCGAGGAGATGGGGGTGTTGGAGGAGGGCTCTGTTGAGGAGCTGTTCGCAAAGCCCGGCTCACCCCTCCAAGCCCACCCCGAGGCGGGGAGGACGCCGCTCACCATAGTGTCCAACGGCAGCCTGGGACAGGCGTTGAGCGTTTCCAACGGCCTCGTGATAGGGTCGAGGCTTAAGGGGAGGAGGGTTGAGGTGGCCGTGGTGCTTGGCGATGGGGAGCTTGATGAGGGGCAGGTGTGGGAGGCTGCCGCCACAGCCGCGGCCATGAGGCTCTGGGAGGTGGTGGCTATAGTGGATAGGAACAGGGTTCAGCATACTGGGGAGACGGAGGCTATCAAGCCTAAGGAGCCTCTGGAGGACAGGTGGAGGAGCTTCGGGTGGAAGGCTGTTACGGTTGGGGGGAGGGTGGAGGAGATAGCGGGGGCCCTAGACTCCAGGGCGGGGGACAGGCCCACCGCCATAATAGTTGAGGCTGTAGACGCCTAA
- a CDS encoding HEPN domain-containing protein, with protein sequence MEKIVLRLLADGILGYYPDTYNVNVSITEKIVKNGRKPVKKHVYWNVYDSVSASGEAKFAIKSDNVNVRISGSIRKALSSMVMPGDKKLLEHLKRAARFYGYFIKAYDDVDKFIHAWIMLEAWKCFYGYHHGLKANPNCVCGSKQRVSHKECICLSIKDLCQELFEGAISSDSCVDKNTKFYKIYNARNRIFHEADESEAKKVLGDLNQCINSILKEVKRNIGELINPS encoded by the coding sequence TTGGAGAAGATTGTGCTGCGGTTGTTAGCAGATGGTATACTAGGGTACTACCCAGACACATATAATGTGAATGTGAGTATTACTGAAAAAATTGTGAAGAACGGTAGGAAGCCTGTAAAGAAGCATGTATATTGGAATGTATATGATTCTGTTTCTGCATCTGGTGAAGCTAAGTTTGCTATTAAATCGGATAATGTCAATGTTAGGATTAGTGGTTCGATCAGGAAGGCACTCTCGAGCATGGTTATGCCTGGCGATAAAAAATTGCTTGAGCACCTCAAACGAGCTGCTAGATTTTATGGTTATTTCATAAAGGCTTATGATGATGTGGACAAATTTATCCATGCCTGGATCATGTTAGAGGCGTGGAAATGCTTTTATGGATATCATCATGGGTTAAAGGCTAATCCCAACTGTGTATGTGGCTCTAAACAGAGAGTCAGTCACAAAGAGTGTATCTGCCTCTCGATAAAAGATTTATGCCAAGAACTCTTCGAAGGAGCAATCTCAAGTGATTCCTGCGTAGACAAAAATACTAAATTCTATAAAATATATAATGCTCGAAATAGGATCTTCCACGAAGCTGACGAGTCAGAGGCAAAAAAAGTATTAGGCGATCTAAATCAATGTATAAATAGTATACTCAAAGAGGTGAAAAGGAATATAGGCGAGCTTATAAATCCCAGCTGA
- a CDS encoding NUDIX hydrolase yields the protein MGRADSSVLALLWGRPTRVLLVRKRCAPGSPWACDLALPGGGVEAGETPLETALREAWEEARIPPAAAKPLASYCCEKTLTAGRRIYIVIAELRGPAEPRPGEEEVDAAIWAPLHIAAATPTPVRHPYRGIVEGLRLPGGLILWGATYRILRRLLAMIQDGEVKLNTPQHQT from the coding sequence GTGGGAAGGGCGGACTCCTCAGTGCTAGCCCTACTCTGGGGCAGGCCCACGAGGGTGTTGCTTGTTAGGAAGAGGTGCGCCCCAGGCAGCCCCTGGGCATGCGACCTAGCCCTCCCGGGTGGCGGTGTGGAGGCGGGTGAGACGCCCCTGGAGACCGCCCTGAGGGAGGCCTGGGAGGAGGCCCGCATACCCCCCGCAGCCGCGAAACCCCTGGCATCCTACTGCTGCGAGAAAACGCTAACAGCGGGGAGGAGGATATACATAGTCATAGCTGAGCTCCGGGGCCCCGCGGAGCCCAGGCCCGGGGAGGAGGAGGTAGACGCCGCCATATGGGCCCCGCTACACATAGCAGCAGCAACACCAACCCCAGTCAGACACCCATACAGGGGGATAGTCGAGGGCCTCAGACTACCCGGAGGCCTCATACTATGGGGTGCAACCTACAGGATCCTAAGACGCCTCCTAGCAATGATACAGGATGGAGAGGTAAAGCTCAACACCCCACAACACCAAACATAG
- a CDS encoding winged helix-turn-helix domain-containing protein has protein sequence MARRSRVEIIIDVLEALQAEGPMTPTRLATVANMPYDRLQTVLEPLEAKGLIRVKDMGRSKQVEITREGVRALNDLKRVRRLLNDLGFA, from the coding sequence GTGGCGAGGAGGAGTAGGGTAGAGATAATAATAGACGTGCTTGAGGCCCTCCAGGCTGAGGGGCCTATGACGCCTACTAGGCTGGCGACAGTAGCCAATATGCCCTACGATAGGCTGCAGACTGTTCTAGAACCCCTTGAGGCTAAGGGGCTTATACGCGTCAAGGACATGGGGCGTTCGAAGCAGGTGGAGATAACGAGGGAGGGGGTTAGAGCCCTAAACGATCTGAAGCGTGTTAGACGGTTGCTTAACGATCTCGGGTTTGCATAG